The Amyelois transitella isolate CPQ chromosome 20, ilAmyTran1.1, whole genome shotgun sequence genome has a segment encoding these proteins:
- the LOC106135301 gene encoding proclotting enzyme-like — translation MGPTEKMDLMTGLPKLKPECIIDYNKNMGAVDVSSFYQTSNASIQSTIRVVSFVRTGEQWPNPHLQQGNPPWHQFSAPRKRSPDDYPQHFYNGPYNEPFRHNQSPYTTQGLHQSQGQPINFQPNYEQRSSFDPFNSNNPNDGRLLSESAFTKISETLGAINTVGHYLVDMVSENERNETDPNLQQLPQAIYTISKNVLGPNVTDKIAPIVKKALPRVLPDAPITKIATSDINRNDEAKYCTTPEGEEGICEDLSNCPQLLLNLVNLRESLCFKDLFVPGVCCPKNAIVPSVLTSEKPIVTTTSKPTYLVPVTTQRPKPVKKPSAVLTLTTKKPKPVTTTQRPTPRPTTTRATTTTTPRPTTTTFFTVAPPILGNYSLTVDMDDCGQREDEGGRIVGGTESKPGAWPWMAAIFLHGSKRREFWCGGTLVGKRHVLTAAHCTRDSKQRPFPARQFSVRLGDVDLAREDEPSRPVTHRVTAVRAHEQFSRIGFYNDIAVLVLADNVQKSKYVIPICLPTGELSRQQFDGSLATVVGWGTTRYGGGESTKQLEAKLPVWRNEDCDRAYFQPITDTFLCAGYARGGVDACQGDSGGPLMLLANGRWTQIGVVSFGNKCGEPGYPGVYTRVTHYNNWLQQNIV, via the exons GTATCCTCGTTCTATCAGACATCAAATGCCAGTATCCAGTCCACCATCCGGGTAG TCTCCTTCGTGAGAACGGGTGAGCAGTGGCCGAACCCACATCTGCAGCAAGGGAACCCACCATGGCATCAATTCTCAGCACCCAGGAAAAGATCGCCAGATGATTACCCCCAACACTTCTATAATGGTCCTTATAACGAACCATTCAGACATAACCAAAGCCCTTATACTACCCAAGGATTACACCAAAGCCAAGGTCAACCCATAAACTTCCAACCAAACTACGAACAAAGATCATCATTTGATCCATTCAATTCAAACAACCCAAATGATGGAAGACTACTTTCAGAGTCAGCTTTTACCAAAATATCTGAAACACTGGGTGCAATAAACACTGTAGGACACTATCTTGTAGACATGGTCAGTGAAAATGAGAGAAATGAAACGGACCCCAACTTACAACAGTTACCACAAGCTATTTACACGATAAGCAAGAACGTTTTAGGACCAAATGTTACAGATAAAATAGCACCGATAGTCAAGAAAGCGTTACCAAGAGTACTTCCCGATGCACCCATTACTAAAATAGCTACAAGCGACATCAACAGAAACGATGAAGCTAAATATTGTACGACACCCGAAGGCGAAGAAGGTATATGTGAAGATCTCAGTAACTGCCCTCAACTGCTGTTGAATTTAGTCAATTTGAGGGAATCATTATGCTTCAAAGATCTGTTTGTACCCGGAGTCTGTTGTCCGAAGAATGCAATAGTGCCTTCAGTTTTAACTTCGGAAAAACCAATTGTGACTACGACTAGTAAGCCCACGTACTTAGTGCCAGTGACAACTCAGCGACCGAAGCCAGTAAAGAAACCTTCAGCAGTTTTAACTCTCACTACTAAAAAGCCTAAACCTGTCACCACCACTCAAAGACCGACACCAAGACCTACCACCACAAGGGCTACAACCACTACTACCCCTCGACCTACGACTACAACTTTCTTCACGGTTGCCCCTCCTATTCTTGGAAATTATTCCCTAACTGTGGATATGGATG ATTGCGGGCAAAGAGAGGACGAGGGTGGACGGATAGTGGGTGGCACGGAGTCTAAACCCGGGGCTTGGCCCTGGATGGCAGCCATCTTCTTGCACGGCAGCAAGCGCAGGGAATTCTGGTGTGGAGGCACGCTGGTTGGGAAGCGACATGTGTTGACTGCAGCCCATTGTACAAGAGACTCGAAGCAGAGACC ATTCCCAGCCCGTCAGTTCAGCGTTCGCCTGGGTGACGTGGACCTGGCGCGGGAAGACGAGCCCTCCCGCCCTGTCACCCACCGGGTCACCGCTGTGCGCGCCCATGAGCAGTTCTCAAGAATTGGCTTTTACAATGACATTGCTGTATTAGTTTTAGCGG ACAACGTCCAAAAATCCAAATACGTGATCCCCATCTGCCTACCGACGGGTGAGCTTTCCCGCCAGCAATTCGACGGCTCCCTCGCCACCGTGGTGGGCTGGGGCACCACCAGGTACGGCGGCGGGGAGAGCACCAAGCAGCTGGAGGCCAAACTGCCCGTGTGGAGGAACGAGGACTGCGACCGCGCATACTTCCAGCCTATCACCGACACATTCCTATGCGCCGGCTATGCGAGAGGAGGTGTTGACGCATGCCAG GGTGACTCCGGCGGGCCCCTGATGCTGCTAGCCAACGGTCGCTGGACCCAAATCGGGGTGGTCTCCTTCGGGAACAAGTGCGGAGAACCCGGGTACCCCGGGGTCTACACCAGGGTCACGCATTACAACAACTGGCTGCAGCAGAATATTGTTTAA
- the LOC106135335 gene encoding protein unc-50 homolog has product MKYSTSPTPSLSNYPRSTSPLPAPANYQATTASAAVKRYKYLRRLFKFNQMDFEFAAWQMVYLFVAPQKVFRNFNYRKHTKSQFARDDPAFVVLLSVWLFLSSICFALAMSLSWGQVALFVLFVVFVDFIGAGILVSTFFWYISNKYLRRDLDGPDVEWGYAFDVHINAFFPPLSLLHCFQIILFNNLLIHGGYLSCFVSNTFWLASIIYYLYITFLGYSNLPMLQNARVFLLPLPILVLVYIGTLLAGWNLSLMLMNFYHYRVL; this is encoded by the exons ATGAAGTATTCCACTTCACCAACTCCCAGCTTGAGTAACTACCCCAGGAGTACTTCTCCACTGCCTGCTCCCGCCAACTACCAAGCTACGACAGCCAGCGCTGCGGTCAAGCGGTACAAATACCTTCGAAGGCTCTTCAAGTTCAATCAAATGGACTTCGAATTCGCAGCTTGGCAAATGGTGTATTTGTTTGTAGCTCCACAGAAAGtgtttagaaattttaattataggaAAC acACAAAATCGCAGTTTGCCAGAGATGATCCGGCATTTGTAGTTCTACTCAGCGTGTGgttatttt tGTCTTCAATATGCTTTGCGCTGGCCATGAGCCTGAGCTGGGGACAGGTGGCACTGTTCGTGTTATTTGTAGTCTTCGTGGACTTCATCGGGGCCGGCATCCTGGTGTCAACGTTTTTCTG gTACATAAGCAACAAGTACCTGCGCCGGGACCTCGACGGCCCCGACGTGGAGTGGGGGTACGCCTTCGACGTGCACATAAACGCGTTCTTCCCCCCACTGTCTCTGCTACATTGCTTCCAGATAATACTGTTCAATA ATCTGCTGATCCACGGGGGGTACCTGTCTTGTTTCGTATCCAACACGTTCTGGCTCGCCTCCATTATATACTACTTGTATATCACCTTCCTTGGTTATAGCA ATCTACCGATGCTACAGAACGCTAGAGTGTTCCTGCTGCCACTCCCAATTCTCGTTCTGGTCTACATAGGAACGCTGTTAGCCGGTTGGAACCTTAGTTTGATGCTCATGAATTTCTACCATTATCGGGTGCTGTAG
- the LOC106135334 gene encoding calcineurin-binding protein cabin-1-like yields the protein MIKLSALNNESEEESRSEEEVTREALEQIALQQYAKALDLQKKGCLPDATQLLKDLLDTELLYDVKKPAPGEKVTGPLFNLKYLCYKNLASMLSSAGQIDAAIECYCSASDLDDTDVTLWHHLGQICMKAKKYEMALQAFQRGTERNPRHWPCLDKIVTLLLGLDCKEECIATIYDVLQLDPGYLRGIAYRKHIYTTFPYVRDYLEYLNPMYKWNEKDDEPFDEEKAEKLVKEADEIHETFLEQQRADQFKCSMPILKLKKPITSLSWASVGESLVHMHHFMTENCFSHACHIDIVFETEENVEPMEVQEESKGIEIVENKPEDTNTDTEKNAENISENENNDLSDKDKATTDTEKVESDVEIVPTEPTSEVPQEPKQKKAPVRRRGSDLSFLQQWEWCNKRRSGRKKQANTKDRLDDNIYDMLRRMVPVCLTPEIVEKKENQAREASPDMTDLDKMFEAKEKENIKEVEVYFGSEEEHKDVKTFITKYIELRKDIIDILKDYLDILAKKWKTQWPDNLPKIFIEASKCYYGHVDTPSYGNDNTEDLIQYTFVNVLVEEFSVNEKFNSNTDEEQQHDLSAVDTIGLGLNLKPHLFSSTDCLELTLRHLWVKLHIHMLNKCDEMALDCLYQLSYEFEAMGDFHDKYNLNLINFTFKPVINEIEISVYIQFLERNKKLSTVMDLYSSCNYEEVLAIVIDSFEHCKTMAKKQEEEMSLDFAVQLSLILDTYWALDKVDECFKWSLTCLHEALKHFFRYTSGSSDYDKWTLTVVKILSCMEHILSTEGLACLDEVSRKELSQGLEDLIRIIGHQVETNASEMPFGTVIPWIIMHYILQREEDQGRGRTVDEKDKASGDDIPNPLMILFIAHEQLGNRGWCAASEAKLLYFTLDTVVPRLRSPVLAKYLEQITQYMEQCVFCLFGHPAKKHKLKYLIDHNVTPHSLDWNRAQQLYEIFRPPVLPALEGKISGITADTEQLFHHILALLPPECDPQKYVAEMDKYIKNVEDKLPVVPPLLPYKMKDIYFLLGDYYFKKEEGKMSVKFNTLDVIINNDRLESWAEISLAKVVNVERLLNSCKNLKHEREVLNPAKSIIRCFKRTLDLDPTHSNMWIEYGIFVYMIHSFCSRLLKQASESLSMEDFESLEKQKEDMLDTTHKCFTTVLNDLNSSHDSEKTNEDSWLPYYMLGKVAEKRNKPPAVYLQYYMQGVKNLQETNAVYPLKINYSTPPHLSIEVLELHYRIHASILKYIEQHENKPIPASVGKIFKECLAEWKNGPFTKKPKKDGMPESETEPKSAEMVQAANILKRSVSDAGEEETNETKRLKLESAAAKVRRSASYDTERIAKDTSAVEKNAEPKPEPETVAENKEAALEEVKIDKTVAEKPASVTSPDNKKDTEKKDESSSGTSSSSSSDSSSSDSTSDSTSESSRDSESSKSSNEPKPLTDDEIMAIVSDCLDALEDCSSRFPQHYKAIYRLAHYHFYYKKGKDIERCRDLMLSNFTSRSGQKLGGLFSERKTSNFFNNVWKIPVSEVDRAGGFAFHMSRCVLLTMEILKEIDDHKTLLDLSLHLQRIPESDKKYLRDADREELAQQAFSLCVQSLRGQLTKFIQQADLKSNEVEKQALKSLTLDIYRAHHRAQKQAQSNSKQFTNLLVEAYKLICPTPITENMNLVDMSLRYCHSLTQILKQQATQASLDKSQKAEKKQNTKAAESVKATASIPVAPASKPDHKTTASTSTAAAAATLPKMSNHEVTAAIQSYLSMLNDPLSQQTAAALSSLSYLSNLSALAGYSSLQNTLHSSLQNSLSNSFQAEFYRQFLSQGFSSYNLPTSPPKKQKRGPKPSNPLPRPVTTTASQVKPPKSYGTASMMTSTAKSTSNLTTAKSTSNLTTAKSTSNLTAPSLQKLSSVTGLSKSVTGHQKSVAAPQRSVSAPQKPALLAPSMGTVLPTLPASMTANLSSFGGSSNSSSHTYSAHSKPSTAHMSSATTVSAIHTKPPLPHTQAGSGKTLQEKLAERQKHIPKAPTIPLDINASISKLPSSLTITKTSVPKQPAVQPKKGEAKKTVPKPISSDEVIVLDDD from the coding sequence atgatCAAACTATCGGCATTAAATAATGAGTCTGAAGAAGAAAGTAGATCAGAGGAGGAGGTGACTAGAGAAGCTTTAGAACAGATTGCACTACAGCAGTATGCGAAGGCTCTCGATTTGCAGAAAAAGGGTTGCCTTCCTGATGCTACGCAACTTCTTAAAGATTTATTAGATACAGAGCTGCTCTATGATGTCAAGAAGCCGGCGCCAGGTGAAAAAGTTACCGGcccattatttaatttgaagtaTTTGTGTTACAAGAATTTGGCGTCAATGCTAAGTTCTGCCGGGCAAATTGATGCGGCTATAGAATGCTATTGTTCAGCGTCTGATCTCGACGATACGGATGTGACACTCTGGCATCACCTTGGCCAAATTTGTATGAAGGCTAAAAAGTATGAAATGGCCCTCCAAGCTTTCCAGCGCGGCACGGAGCGCAATCCCCGCCACTGGCCATGTTTGGACAAAATCGTTACACTCCTTTTGGGCCTGGATTGCAAAGAAGAATGTATTGCCACTATCTATGATGTTTTGCAACTTGATCCCGGATATTTGCGGGGGATAGCTTatagaaaacatatttatactaCATTTCCTTATGTAAGGGACTACTTAGAATATCTTAATCCTATGTATAAATGGAATGAAAAAGATGATGAGCCATTTGACGAAGAGAAAGCAGAGAAATTGGTGAAGGAAGCTGATGAAATCCATGAAACATTTTTGGAACAACAGAGGGCCGACCAGTTCAAATGTTCAATGCcgattttaaagttaaagaaACCTATTACTAGTCTCTCTTGGGCTTCAGTTGGAGAATCTTTAGTCCACATGCATCATTTCATGACAGAAAACTGCTTTAGCCATGCATGTCATATTGATATAGTCTTTGAAACAGAAGAAAATGTGGAACCAATGGAGGTACAAGAGGAATCAAAAGGAATAGAAATTGTGGAGAATAAACCTGAAGACACTAATACAGACACTGAAAAAAATGCAGAGAACATTTCTGAAAACGAAAATAATGATCTTTCTGATAAAGATAAAGCAACTACTGACACAGAGAAGGTTgaaagtgatgttgaaattgTGCCAACGGAACCAACTTCAGAGGTTCCACAAGAACCTAAACAGAAAAAAGCTCCGGTCAGGAGAAGAGGCAGTGATCTTAGTTTTTTGCAGCAATGGGAATGGTGCAACAAACGCCGATCTGGTCGTAAAAAGCAAGCCAATACAAAAGATCGTCTTGATGATAACATTTATGATATGTTACGAAGAATGGTCCCTGTTTGTCTTACTCCAGAAATtgtggaaaaaaaagaaaaccaagCAAGAGAGGCATCACCTGATATGACTGACCTTGATAAAATGTTTGAAGcaaaagagaaagaaaatattaaagaagttgAGGTATATTTTGGATCAGAAGAGGAACATAAAGATGTTAAGACTTTTATCACTAAATACATAGAATTACGAAAGGacattattgatattttaaaagattatcTTGATATTTTAGctaaaaaatggaaaacacAGTGGCCTGATAATCTTCCAAAAATATTCATAGAAGCAAGTAAATGTTATTATGGTCATGTTGATACACCTTCATATGGAAATGATAATACTGAAGATTTGATACAATATACTTTTGTGAATGTCTTAGTTGAAGAGTTTTCAGTCAATGAAAAGTTTAATTCAAATACAGATGAAGAACAGCAACATGATTTGAGTGCAGTTGATACTATTGGTCTAGGGTTAAATTTGAAGCCACATCTATTTTCAAGTACAGACTGTTTGGAATTGACACTGAGACATCTTTGGGTTAAATTACACATCCACATGTTGAATAAATGTGACGAGATGGCCTTGGATTGCCTTTATCAACTATCTTATGAGTTTGAAGCTATGGGTGATTTtcatgataaatataatttaaacctAATCAATTTCACATTCAAACCtgtaattaatgaaattgaaatatcagtatatatacaatttttggaacgaaataaaaaattgtctaCAGTCATGGATTTATATAGCAGCTGTAACTATGAAGAGGTTTTGGCTATTGTAATCGATTCTTTTGAACACTGTAAGACTATGGCCAAAAAACAAGAAGAGGAAATGTCTTTAGATTTTGCTGTACAGCTTTCACTTATTTTAGACACTTACTGGGCACTGGATAAGGTTGACGAATGTTTCAAATGGTCATTGACCTGTTTGCATGAGGCACTTAAACACTTTTTTCGTTACACAAGTGGTTCCTCGGATTATGACAAGTGGACTTTGACTGTggtcaaaattttaagttgtaTGGAACATATATTGTCAACTGAGGGGTTGGCGTGTTTAGATGAAGTCTCACGAAAGGAACTCAGCCAAGGTTTGGAAGACCTAATTAGAATAATTGGTCATCAAGTGGAGACAAATGCTTCAGAAATGCCCTTTGGCACAGTAATTCCTTGGATAATTATGCACTATATACTACAAAGGGAGGAAGACCAAGGAAGAGGAAGGACTGTAGATGAAAAGGATAAAGCTTCAGGTGATGATATCCCTAATCCATTGATGATTTTGTTCATAGCTCATGAACAGTTGGGAAATAGAGGATGGTGTGCGGCATCTGAagctaaattattatatttcactCTTGATACAGTTGTGCCACGGTTGCGATCTCCAGTTCTGGCTAAATATTTAGAACAAATTACTCAATATATGGAACAATGCGTGTTTTGCTTGTTCGGACATCCAGCAAAGAAACACAAGTTGAAATATTTGATTGACCACAATGTGACTCCTCATTCTTTAGATTGGAATAGAGCTCAACAATTATACGAGATCTTTAGACCCCCAGTGCTACCAGCGTTGGAAGGGAAGATTTCCGGTATAACAGCTGATACTGAACAACTGTTTCATCATATCCTTGCACTTCTGCCCCCAGAATGTGATCCACAAAAATATGTTGCAGAAATGGACAAATACATAAAGAATGTAGAAGATAAACTACCAGTAGTTCCACCATTGTTGCCATATAAGATGAAAGacatttatttccttttaggtgattattatttcaagaaaGAAGAGGGTAAGATGTCTGTCAAGTTCAACACTTTAGATgtcattataaataatgatcGATTAGAATCCTGGGCGGAAATATCACTGGCTAAAGTTGTTAATGTAGAGAGACTATTGAATTCTTGCAAGAATCTCAAACATGAAAGAGAAGTTTTGAATCCAGCTAAATCAATAATTCGATGCTTCAAACGGACTTTGGATTTAGATCCAACACATTCAAATATGTGGATTGAGTATGGCATATTTGTGTATATGATACATTCATTTTGTTCGAGACTGCTTAAACAAGCCAGCGAATCACTGAGCATGGAAGATTTTGAATCTTtagaaaaacagaaagaagATATGTTAGACACGACACATAAATGTTTCACGACGGTTTTGAATGATCTCAATAGTAGTCACGACAGCGAGAAAACAAATGAAGATTCCTGGCTTCCATACTACATGTTAGGGAAAGTTGCCGAAAAGCGAAATAAACCACCCGCCGTTTACTTGCAGTATTATATGCAAGGTGTAAAGAATTTACAAGAAACAAATGCCGTATatccattaaaaattaattatagtaCTCCACCACATTTAAGCATAGAAGTATTAGAGTTGCATTATAGGATTCATGCatctattctaaaatatattgaacaaCATGAGAATAAGCCTATTCCAGCGTCAGTCGGTAAGATTTTCAAAGAGTGTTTAGCAGAATGGAAGAACGGACCATTTACAAAGAAACCAAAGAAAGATGGCATGCCTGAAAGTGAAACCGAACCTAAATCGGCAGAAATGGTACAAGCAGCGAACATTTTGAAACGGTCCGTAAGTGATGCAGGTGAAGAAGAAACGAACGAAACGAAACGTCTCAAGTTAGAATCGGCAGCCGCTAAAGTTCGCAGATCAGCGTCCTATGACACAGAAAGGATCGCCAAAGATACTTCGGCTGTCGAAAAAAATGCTGAACCAAAACCAGAACCTGAAACAGTTGCAGAGAACAAAGAAGCGGCATTAGAAGAAGTGAAGATAGATAAAACAGTGGCAGAAAAACCAGCCAGTGTAACAAGCCCTGATAATAAGAAAGATACAGAGAAAAAAGACGAATCTTCTAGTGGGACATCGTCTTCATCATCATCCGATTCTAGTTCCAGTGACTCGACGTCGGATAGCACCAGCGAATCTAGTCGAGATAGCGAATCGAGTAAATCATCTAATGAACCTAAACCATTGACTGATGACGAAATTATGGCGATTGTTTCCGATTGTTTAGACGCTCTTGAAGACTGCTCTAGCCGTTTCCCACAGCATTACAAAGCTATTTACAGACTCGCCCATTATCACTTCTACTATAAAAAGGGAAAGGATATTGAAAGATGTCGAGATCTTATGCTTTCAAACTTTACTTCGAGATCTGGGCAGAAATTGGGCGGACTGTTTAGCGAACGAAAAACTTCCAATTTCTTTAACAATGTCTGGAAGATACCCGTATcggaggtagacagagccggtgGATTCGCGTTCCATATGAGTCGTTGTGTCCTTCTGACTATGGAAATACTGAAAGAGATTGACGATCATAAAACCTTGCTAGATTTGAGTCTACATCTTCAAAGAATACCGGAATCGGATAAGAAATACTTACGAGATGCTGACAGGGAAGAACTTGCACAGCAGGCATTTTCTTTATGTGTACAATCACTCAGAGGACAATTGACTAAATTCATACAACAAGCAGACTTAAAGAGTAATGAGGTCGAAAAACAAGCGCTCAAAAGTCTTACGTTGGATATTTATAGAGCACACCACAGAGCACAGAAACAAGCCCAATCAAATTCAAAGCAGTTTACAAACTTGCTCGTCGAAGCTTACAAACTGATTTGTCCGACTCCTATAACTGAAAATATGAATCTTGTAGATATGAGTTTGAGGTATTGTCACTCGCTCACACAAATTTTGAAGCAGCAAGCAACACAGGCGAGTTTGGATAAAAGTCAGAAGGCGGAGAAAAAGCAGAACACTAAAGCAGCTGAGAGTGTTAAGGCGACGGCTTCGATACCTGTTGCTCCGGCGAGCAAACCTGACCACAAGACTACAGCATCGACGTCAACGGCCGCGGCTGCAGCCACTTTACCAAAAATGTCTAACCACGAAGTTACAGCTGCCATACAAAGCTACTTGTCCATGTTGAATGATCCATTATCGCAGCAAACTGCGGCCGCGTTGTCCTCGCTCTCATACCTCAGTAATTTATCAGCTCTTGCTGGTTATTCATCGCTCCAAAACACTCTACATTCATCTTTGCAAAATTCGCTAAGCAATTCCTTCCAAGCGGAATTTTACCGCCAATTCCTCTCTCAGGGCTTCTCGTCTTACAATTTGCCAACTTCACCTCCCAAAAAGCAAAAACGTGGACCGAAGCCATCAAACCCATTGCCTCGACCAGTGACTACTACTGCGTCTCAAGTCAAGCCCCCTAAGTCATACGGAACTGCATCGATGATGACTTCTACTGCAAAATCTACATCAAATTTAACCACTGCAAAATCTACATCAAATTTAACCACTGCAAAATCGACATCAAATTTAACTGCTCCCAGTCTTCAAAAGTTAAGTTCGGTAACTGGTCTTTCAAAATCAGTTACTGGTCATCAAAAATCAGTTGCAGCTCCGCAAAGATCGGTGTCAGCTCCTCAAAAACCAGCGCTATTAGCGCCTTCAATGGGCACAGTTCTACCAACTTTACCGGCGTCAATGACTGCGAATCTGTCTTCTTTCGGCGGGTCTTCTAACTCTTCATCGCACACTTACTCCGCACATTCTAAACCATCCACCGCTCACATGTCTAGTGCGACTACCGTCTCAGCTATTCACACGAAACCGCCATTGCCACATACTCAAGCCGGTTCCGGGAAAACGCTGCAAGAAAAGTTGGCAGAGCGTCAGAAACACATACCGAAGGCACCAACTATACCTTTAGATATCAACGCTTCTATAAGCAAGTTGCCTTCTTCGCTGACTATTACGAAGACGTCTGTGCCGAAGCAGCCTGCGGTCCAACCGAAAAAAGGCGAAGCAAAGAAGACAGTGCCGAAACCTATATCTTCAGATGAAGTTATTGTACTTGATGATGACTGA
- the LOC106135311 gene encoding small ribosomal subunit protein mS26 has translation MISQNALLKRTWPMVIQCAEAHRKPRWLPVAKSKIYRIPKRPQVSEEERLELLRINNNYKTQMRAVRRFFHEEMIKEKSSKESASSEMSQNLEAEEWKRCVVINDTWNAQVALEREERRKKELATMEETVLLRMEKVDQEMKERKAKASEKIRKQMELAKTFITPETLEAAIDHALANPVDYNYAIDLKGHRFMGRDTPAVLSKEEIIQERAKN, from the exons ATGATATCACAAAATGCCTTGCTCAAACGTACATGGCCCATGGTCATACAATGCGCTGAAGCTCACAGAAAACCTCGTTGGTTACCAGTCgccaaaagtaaaatttatcgGATTCCCAAAAGACCCCAAGTCTCCGAAGAAGAGCGATTGGAATTATTACGAATAAACAACAATTACAAGACCCAAATGCGTGCCGTAAGGAGGTTCTTTCACGAAGAAATGATCAAGGAAAAGTCTAGCAAAGAGAGTGCCAGTTCTGAGATGTCTCAAAATCTTGAAGCTGAAGAATGGAAGCGCTGTGTCGTAATTAATGACACATGGAACGCCCAGGTGGCATTAGAACGGGAGGAGAGACGGAAGAAGGAACTGGCAACCATGGAGGAGACTGTGCTCTTACGGATGGAGAAAGTGGACCAAGagatgaaagaaagaaaggcGAAGGCTtcagaaaaaataagaaaacagaTG gAGCTGGCAAAGACATTCATCACACCAGAAACACTTGAAGCGGCTATCGACCATGCACTGGCAAACCCTGTTGACTACAACTACGCCATTGACCTGAAGGGACACAGGTTCATGGGCCGGGACACCCCTGCAGTGCTGTCAAAGGAAGAAATAATTCAAGAGAGAGCCAAGAATTAA